A genomic region of bacterium contains the following coding sequences:
- a CDS encoding O-antigen ligase family protein, with protein sequence MSSKSIALTFFLFFVGIVALFEPLIPLLGFFSFGYLDLANVWDTHGLHAMRVLAILILVATLMKGIGGEKIKFSIAFSLQNLLVIGIILTMISGLIIKEGMSFIDVTKDMWMQEFFKVIFIYIFMVNLIDSRRKLGWATWMLILCVFYLAQKGLANYRTGALDTARPYSWWNKNGAAAVFASGIPMFYFLFWEEMKKRLPRNIEGIFLSILGISLILGGVFLFAKGRAKPGILLVGCGLLLPDKEGMGAKGIFFLGGVVSLLLALWRCGSRGGYLAFIVTFSFLVLIELIRGHYKRLVWILPLVAALLLYKTPEKAWEKFQTIETYEEDASAMIRIDAWKTAIIMLKENPLLGIGMNRYVVHFMDYCPPGSPTYHLGLRSPHSIYVQTFSETGLIGFSLFLILLGKSFWDVLVVIRRSRAGPEKTWLGTMAAAFGLSLLSICVSGAFTGNPYTLGIYGFIALIVATRKLSNEMMKTPAGGKREI encoded by the coding sequence ATGTCTTCCAAAAGCATAGCTCTTACCTTTTTCTTATTTTTTGTAGGGATAGTCGCCCTTTTTGAGCCTTTAATTCCTCTCCTGGGATTTTTCTCCTTTGGATACCTTGACCTGGCCAATGTCTGGGACACTCACGGCCTCCATGCCATGCGGGTTCTGGCGATACTGATTTTAGTGGCTACTTTAATGAAGGGTATTGGAGGAGAGAAGATAAAGTTCAGTATTGCCTTTTCTTTGCAGAATTTATTAGTCATAGGGATTATCCTGACTATGATCAGCGGCTTGATAATAAAAGAGGGGATGTCATTTATCGATGTGACTAAGGATATGTGGATGCAGGAGTTTTTCAAGGTTATCTTTATCTATATCTTTATGGTTAACCTGATCGATTCCAGAAGAAAACTCGGCTGGGCCACGTGGATGCTTATCTTATGTGTCTTTTATTTAGCCCAGAAAGGTCTGGCCAATTACAGAACCGGTGCTCTGGACACGGCCAGACCATATAGCTGGTGGAATAAGAATGGGGCGGCGGCTGTCTTTGCCAGCGGAATTCCCATGTTCTACTTTCTCTTTTGGGAGGAAATGAAAAAGAGGCTCCCCAGAAATATCGAGGGAATATTTCTATCTATCCTGGGGATATCTTTAATCTTAGGAGGGGTATTCTTATTTGCAAAAGGGAGAGCAAAACCCGGGATACTCTTAGTCGGATGTGGGTTGCTTTTACCCGATAAAGAAGGGATGGGGGCAAAAGGGATATTCTTCCTGGGAGGAGTAGTATCTTTACTCCTGGCCTTATGGAGATGCGGTTCCCGCGGCGGGTATCTTGCTTTTATAGTAACGTTTTCTTTTTTGGTCCTGATAGAGTTGATAAGGGGGCATTACAAACGGCTGGTGTGGATCCTTCCCTTGGTGGCCGCCCTGCTCCTTTACAAAACTCCAGAAAAGGCCTGGGAGAAATTCCAAACCATTGAAACCTATGAAGAAGATGCCTCGGCTATGATCCGAATTGATGCCTGGAAGACAGCGATAATAATGCTTAAAGAAAACCCTCTTTTGGGGATAGGTATGAATAGATACGTGGTTCATTTTATGGATTACTGTCCTCCGGGGTCCCCTACTTATCACCTGGGACTTCGGAGTCCCCATAGCATATATGTCCAGACATTTTCTGAAACAGGATTAATAGGCTTCTCTCTTTTTCTCATTCTCCTGGGTAAAAGCTTCTGGGATGTCTTAGTGGTTATACGGAGGTCTAGAGCTGGTCCGGAAAAAACCTGGTTAGGCACTATGGCAGCCGCTTTTGGACTCAGCTTGTTGAGTATTTGTGTGAGCGGGGCATTTACTGGGAATCCCTACACCCTGGGTATCTATGGTTTCATTGCCTTGATTGTGGCCACCAGGAAACTGAGTAATGAAATGATGAAGACTCCCGCAGGAGGTAAGAGAGAGATT
- a CDS encoding glycosyltransferase family 4 protein, with the protein MSNALMPNKMRVALIHRLFRKEGAIPLTVKMMAHHLSLKGIENIVFSSDVEDGAKEGLTTFVRVFTKRIKLFDLGGWLFAGGLFFKLISVHKERKIDVLQVHDSTAFYAAWFFSRIYGVPVIIFMHTCIFEPGKKGMYPPTLDLMYRLNTRFYMRHADRIACITKDLTDWAQKLGADPASVRLIHEPVDLQLFKPQGEKLRGGKRLLFVGRVSSPEKGAKYLLEAMARIVKDFPEARLTVIGEASNSPALLELVEKLGIKEVVDFKGPVPHKDLAPYYAGADVLIIPSLAEGLPKVLPEALACETPVVGTRVGGIPEVVRDGYNGLLVDPGSAEQIAAAVIKILSNEDLLTALAKNARPSVEARSWEANIDKYIEMYKELTIND; encoded by the coding sequence ATGAGCAATGCCCTAATGCCTAATAAGATGAGAGTTGCGCTTATCCACCGGCTGTTCCGGAAAGAAGGAGCTATTCCGCTTACCGTTAAAATGATGGCCCACCATCTCTCACTTAAAGGGATAGAAAACATTGTCTTTTCCTCTGACGTGGAAGATGGAGCCAAGGAGGGACTAACTACCTTTGTCCGAGTGTTTACCAAACGGATAAAATTATTCGACCTGGGGGGGTGGTTATTTGCCGGCGGCCTCTTCTTTAAATTAATATCCGTTCACAAAGAGAGAAAGATAGACGTCCTCCAGGTGCATGATTCAACGGCCTTTTATGCGGCCTGGTTCTTTAGCCGGATTTATGGGGTGCCGGTTATTATCTTTATGCATACCTGTATATTTGAACCGGGCAAGAAGGGGATGTATCCGCCTACCCTTGATCTTATGTATCGCCTTAATACCAGATTTTATATGCGACATGCCGATCGAATAGCCTGTATTACCAAAGACTTAACTGATTGGGCTCAAAAACTTGGGGCAGATCCGGCTTCAGTAAGACTTATTCACGAGCCGGTTGATCTTCAACTCTTTAAACCTCAAGGGGAGAAGTTGAGAGGAGGAAAGAGACTTCTGTTTGTGGGCCGGGTCTCTTCCCCGGAAAAGGGGGCCAAATACCTCTTGGAAGCCATGGCCAGGATAGTAAAGGACTTCCCTGAAGCCAGGCTGACCGTGATTGGAGAGGCAAGTAATTCCCCGGCCTTGCTGGAACTCGTAGAAAAATTGGGGATCAAAGAGGTGGTCGATTTTAAGGGTCCGGTACCCCATAAAGATCTGGCCCCCTATTATGCCGGGGCGGATGTGTTGATTATCCCCTCACTGGCTGAAGGTCTGCCTAAGGTTCTACCTGAGGCCCTCGCCTGCGAAACACCGGTGGTAGGCACCAGAGTAGGGGGTATCCCGGAGGTCGTAAGGGATGGTTACAATGGATTATTAGTTGATCCGGGTAGCGCTGAACAGATTGCCGCGGCAGTGATAAAGATTCTTTCCAACGAAGACCTCCTGACAGCTCTGGCTAAAAATGCCCGGCCTTCAGTAGAAGCCCGATCCTGGGAGGCTAATATCGATAAGTATATTGAAATGTATAAGGAGTTAACAATTAACGATTAA